In Artemia franciscana unplaced genomic scaffold, ASM3288406v1 PGA_scaffold_55, whole genome shotgun sequence, the sequence aaaaagattaatcgAATACTTCGGCGAATCTATGTCCAGCATGCCAAATATCTGCTTGCCCTTCCACCATGGTCAAGCAACTCCAGGGTCATTAAAAGATACGGCATCATAGACCCgaatgcttctatcagaaaaagcatagaagcttataatagtagaaCTGGTTGGCACCCATGGAGTGCTAATTTGACACGATGAATGTCTTGCTTTTGCTTTtgcatgttttaattgtttttaagtaagatGAAGTGTCGTTTAGTTGTTtaggttattttctttttcctcttttcttttattcacattatacaccgtttttcatgtgtattaaataaaaaaaaaaacaagttttttgaactacaagtaaggagcgacgttaaaacttaaaacgaacagaaattattctgttgAGTTATCTGTTGAATTATgagaggggttgtcccctcctcgacgcctcgctctttatgctaaggtttgactctttctcacaactctactttttaaaacaataaaagacttatcgtaaagagggaggctttgcggaggggacaacccttctcatgtacggaataatttctgttcgtattaagttttaatgtcgctccttacttgcagttgaaaaaacttattttttcttatttaatttctgaacgtttttgaattaatgcatgttttgattttggctcaccgcacatgaataattaaaacggaatttgtatattaattttttttgctaaatggctttctcatagctttgattggatgattttgataagaaaagggtgggggaggaggcctagttgcccttcaattttcggttacttaaaaatgcaacatgagttttttattttgtgtacgaacatttttgttagtaataaacatacataccttacgaattaacttacgtaacaaacttgtatatttgtgtatttttttttacgtgtgTGAGGGGGTtggccccctcgtcaatacctcgctcttcacactatagcttgaattttatcccaaatctttaagaatgacccctgaatcacaaaggccgtagaataaatagttgaaattactaaaaatactttagcccaAGGGAtaaggtattttggaggagaaaaccttcttttatacgtaatattttatgttctttttaagttttaatgctactcattacttccaggtgaattttttttttatttattttctcattgtttctttttaaataatgctcggaaatcctgcaccccttcatggaaattctcttccctcatgataaattcctccatggaaagatcatcccacgtaaTCTCCTCCACCGACCCACTCCCACCCGAAAGCGAAAaagttcccctgaaaatgtctgtacacttcataataaccattactatatgtaaacaatggtccaagtttgtaacttgcagccccccccttgggactctgggggattaagtcgtccccaaagacatagttactaggtttttGACAATGCTGAAcagaatagctatctcaaaattttgatccggttactttggagaaaaatgtgcgtgggagggggtctaggttcCCTCcgattttcttggtcacttaaaaagggcactataacttttaatatccgttataatgagccctctcgcaacattctagggccactgggtcaatacaatcacctctggaaaaaaaaaaacaaataaaaaaaagtaataataaacacgcatccgtgatctatcttctggcaaaaaatataaaattccacctttttgtagataggagcttgaaacttctacagtggagttctctgatacgctgatttCGATGAtttgattttcgttcagattctatgacttttgggggtgtttctcccttttttctaaaataaggcaaattttttcaggctgttggtatcaaaattccgttttttagagtttcggttactattgagccgggtcgctccttactacagttcattaccacgaattgtttgattataacgggttataaataaattcaagtcAATTCAATTAACTACTTTCAGGTAATCTGACAATCCGTATATGTGGATTATCTTAAGAAATTAGTTTCAATATATGTTTTCAAATGTGTTGCCAGTATAATAATAtgaagcatatttttttttactaactttGGATATCCTCGaataatatctttgaaaaagacatgattaatttatttgtatattgtCAGTTTCAAAAACACTGGAGGAGGGAAAATAGCTTAAACAATTTCTGGAATGATGGGGGACAGAATGTTTGGGGACTAGTTATAGAATAAGGGTCTTCAGACAGTCATTTCTACAACTTCAAGAATGAGTTcaattgtttaaatatttattgtcgCCATGACTAGCGCGAATAAATAGCACAaattaatacataaaaaatcgAAATCATAGttctttaattataatttacgAGTACGATATTACAGTATTGCTGCACAGTTCATAGCTTTCAAAACATTAAATTCGCAAGAAAACAGATGAACACggcaattttttttcggaatccttataaaaataacaaaattttgagatttcggGAGCTATTGAATGCGATCTGTTAAACAATCAGATAGTTCAAACGatgatttaaattaatattatcaaataagtaatttaaaaaaattaaaatagcgTATGCAATATGAAACTTGTTGtgaaaaatattctattagctttcagaaattatttctgATGATTTTGGTTTATTCATGTCTTAAATTTGTTCTttgcaaaataacaaaatattattgtttccagatttttttttcgttagaaATATCATAGATTTgtccaaaaaaaacttattttcatagTTATTCCACAAAAATGATAAAGTAATTCTAACTTTCACAATTCGAATAATTGATTTTCAATTACTAAGGCAATTGTTATGCATTTGGCCTTATTGAGGCATTTGCGTATTGGGAATCATAAGCCATATAGTTTTTGATATGGGCAATTTTACCTTGAATACTCAGCAGTGGTCAATTTAAGTTACTACGAtagattaaattgaaattttcaagaacaaaaaatatccagATTTATGACAATTCTTTATAGTACGTTATAGAGCTTAAGAATTTCTActactatttttctttattacctTAGATGAACTCTCAGTAAATAAAATCTATACCTTCGCGACGTGAAAGCTTTTCTCCCCAGCCCTGTAGGATGTGACGCAGCTCAGAAGCAGGTATTAAACCTGTCCGTCTTGTATCATTTGCAAGAAACGCAGCACGAATTTCCTTTGCCACATTTTCTTTCTGTGTTTGTATATGAGCTACCTCCAAAAAATCAGCGAAATTTAATTTTCCTcctgaaattagaaaaaaaatcaaaacaaaagaacCAAATCAACCAAGCGTAACAATACATAAATCTGCGTTGATTAATTTGATGAATGTCATCCATCGTGACTGTATGAAAAAGTTACTATAAAGGATGTCGAGTAATGTGGTCTATCAAAGACAATACAACCCTTGTCTTGAGAAAAGCCATGGTGCAATGCCGATTATAGAAATGCAACTAAAGTTAGGAAAAAGCGTGACAAGAATTTGAATCCAATTAAATTAGACAAGGATCGGAATGCTTACATAAAGAGCCCAGAAAGTTGTTTAGAAAGAACAGGTTGATGGATTTTATCAAAGCCCTGATCTTGAAACGATCCCCTTCCTCGTTCTTAAAAGGTGCTCCTGAAACATTCAGGCCCTTTTACATCCTTGTTTAGGATACGATTTGCAGCAGGATCATTTCCAAACTCTGGAAAGTTGCTCATGTTGTTCCTGTCCCAAAGGCTGACGCTGGTCCAACTATTAATGAATCGTATCACTCAATCAGCGTCCTATCCTGCGTAAAAACTGTTTATAATTTGGTGGCTAACAAACGAAACAGTTCCCGTAGAAAGTGAtctattttgaactatttctgcacattattaaatttaaaaaaaaactaagttttttcaactagaaagtaaggagcaacattaaaactaaaaaggaacagaaattattacatgcATAaaagggattgccccctcctcaacaccttgccctttatgctaaagttcttagtacttttaaaaaatcttcctattgttctaattcaacgaccattgtgtttcaggagtctttcttaaagaattgggacaaacttcaaactcaatagtaaccgaaactctaaaaaatggagttttaataccaatagatatatttaaaaaattggcttattatgctgatttcaaatatatattttcattaaaatttagtcttaatgattaaaggctacgagcctgagaaaatttgcctgatttaaaaaaaagggaggaaaaaatccccctaaaactattaaaatattaatgaaaaccacaccaccagattcagcgtatcaaaaaaACTCTactgtagtggtttcaagcctctatctgcaaaaatgtggaatgttgtattttttttttttttgccagaaggaagatcacggatgcgtgtttatttgttgttttttccccaggggtgaccgtattaACCCCGTGGTCCTAGAGTatcgcgagaaggctcattcgaaaggaaattaaaagctgcagtgccctttttaagtcaccaaaaagattggagggtaacttaaccccctcctccacccatatttttcccaaagtcctatcaaaattttgagatagccattttgctcatcatagttgaaaggccaacTAACTATTCCTTTGCGTACAACAtaaccaccccctccccctcccccatccccACCCACAGCCGAACAGCCCCCACAGCCAAAagtttttaagtaacaaaattgGCCTATTTTGTACACATAGTATTTGCAATTGTAAAGTGTGTATACATTTTCGGTTGGGggtggcatttttttttggggggggggggtttccaaGGGGAATTTTCTAAGAGGAAGGAAGTTTCTAGGGGCTGAacttgtcgctccttacctaaagttcgttaccaagaactgtttgattatgattTTGTTGAGGTCCTGTCCCAGTGCTGCGACGTTTGACTTCTCTCATTTGACTGGAGAGGAAGTCACAACGGTCTACTTGAAACTATAACCTTTGGAGTTTATGGTTAACTATTTGAGGTGTTTGTTGATTTCTTTGTCAATCTTAATGACGAGTCGGTCCTCACGGTTTCATTTCAAAAGAGAATCCAGTATTATAAGGAAAATCTTTTCCTGATGTTCATAAACGACCTAGGAATTTTACCTTACCACAAAACCTCACCTTTGCAAATGATAGGGATACGACACTGATCTCCATAGAAACGGACTAAGATCTAAACTAAAGATCTAAAGAGCTTCATGCCAACTAGAAAAAAATCGACATTTGGGTGGATGTGTAGCTTGTCAGCTTCAATgcactaaaaaaacaaaagatcttCTCAATTCGGAAGCTCAAACACAGCCAACAGGCTTCCTTGAGAAGGTACACCCGTCAGGAATACCGGAAAATGAGCTTTATCCGACGATTTGCCGCCACATGGATTAGCCTTCcagcataaaaatatgtatatgcacatttgttaaatttggattatgTAAACAGCAAATTTAAATTACGCactaccaaaagaaaaaaaaacactatttcgAAGAACCAGAATGCTTACACCTTTTAGGCTTCCCCAACTGCAAACAAAAGAAGaggaattgaaaataaaaaatatatttttagatgCATGCCCCTAAATGCTCCTCTGCCCCATCTGGCCCCTTAAAGATGTAGCCTTTGTATTAGCTGCAGTATGTTATAAATGTTGGATATAACAGTGGTTCATAGCTGAGAGcacaatttcaaaaatgaaatttaaaatataaccaaaatctatcatatttgaatttttatttactttgtaCGAGGAGCTATATGCTCCGCAGGCCACTCAAAGCCTGCCTACCATATTGTATATACCTCTGATAGAGCATATTGAAGGATTAGGTTTGAGATAGCTCCGATAAGCCCGGTCTTAAGGGATGCAATAAAGGTCACAAGGAATTGTGACCTTTACAGAGCATTTTACATAGAGAAAATTTCGACTTGTATTAATTCATATATAACACAATCTGAAGAGACCATACTTTAGAGACTTTTACTTTATTAGTCTACTTATTTTTAGATATAATAGGCTTAGAAGAGGTCAAACCTTACTCTCCTTCGaaccaacagaaattttgaACATATAGCTGGATATTGATTCAGTACTTTTCAAGATAATTTCAAAATGATATACTTTTGAACTATTGAAGATGCTAACCTTGGTCAGAATATAGTCCAAAAGTGAAGTATCCCTATTACCATTACTAGGCAATTAAGGCAACCCACTATGCCAATTAAAACAAAGCATAAATTACACTACGCTACCACACGCGATACAACAAATGAAAGAGGCAGAATACTAAAGACAAATTACCTTTATTTTTGAGATACTGTTTCATCTCTTGGACTGTGGGGCACATCTTCACCGATCTCATAATTAGCGATAGTTCATCTAAAGATTTAATTTGACCACTTCGAGCATAAAGGTAGAAACACTctcggaactctaaaaaaataaaaaaaataagcaattttTATAATGCGAGCTGTGTGTGGCGAACATGCGTTAAGGTTTCTTTTGCTTCCTTATTTGTGACTCTTTTTACtatcaatcaatttaaaaaacttttccacaatACAAGTTTTTCGAATAAAActaaagagctctattaaggCAAAagtcagcagaaataaagtcaaataatcttcgaaGCGTAGAACTAACACACAATTGtgttagtttttaaaattgtgtTAATTTTAACACACAATtgtaacagaaattacaataaatagctgagtcaaactcaaaacgagcaaaaattaacatgagtagggcggACAATCCCCATGACTTTCaaggccaaaaaaataatttgtatattactgacaaaaaacgtaaattttcagtttaatttacatatacTGATCTTCCTTcttcaaagttttatttattaaggtaaaaaaacgaaaacccCTACTCTTAAAacgactcttaaaagggaactagaagcataaatttccaatcaaatgagccatctttaGAGTTCACACAACCACCCCTTTTATAAAAACCTTTTAATCCTAAGGATATGAATTACAGCCCTTATCCGCACACTCTACGGGATTATTTCAACCCCCAAAGGGCATGTTACTTGATTTCtggactatttttgaagaaatggctatcttgacactttgactcttaaaaaaggaactaaagattctgatttccaatccaatgggCCTCtcccgaagtttatacgaccaccatTTCCATAAGAGCTTTATAATTATGCCCATGGGGTATAAAtaacaacccttgctctgaggacTGGTGGAGGGGATgtcatcctgaaagacataatttcaggacgtttcaactacgttgaacaaaatgcctatctaaagattttaattggatgtgatTAAGGAAATGGTGGGTatgggagggggctggttgccccaCAATCactttctactaataaaaacggaactagccctttcaatttccaatttagTGCGCCCTTATTGAAGCTTCTGTGACAACAAttactttgacttttaaaagacGTACTAGAATTTCTGGTTATCAAtccaaatgagccctttccgaTGCTTATACGACTACTCTTTCAtcaaaaaccttacatgccccagGTTATAACTTACGACCCTTGTCCTAAAGGCCAGGGAAGGGGGTTGGCAtcttcaaaaacataatttctggacttttcaactaggccacacaaaatgactatctcaaaattttaattagatgtGTAAATTACGGACGTGAGGGAGGACTGGCTGCTCTCCATTACTTTCGACAATTAAAATAGGAATTAGctctttccatttccaatcgaatgagctcttttagaagtttctacaacCAATCCACtcatacgaagtgccctggtttaaaaaagtaataatgataaaaaaaaacacattgtgCCCACTTCACCTTTTGCTTAGGCAGAGCTATTGCGCTGCCAACAAAATATGCACTAGATCTTCCgacttccaatcgaataagccacatctgatccaaagtttatacgaccatccgtCCCATAAAAACCTGATAAGCCCGGggcttaacttacaacccttgttccTGGGCTCTGGAAGGTCTTTCCCACCCTGGAGccattgttatatgctcttttgactactgtgaacgaaatggctatctcgttATTTTGATCAGGTGCATTTtcggaaaagaggatgtcagggaggaggaagggggttagttgcccttcaacaattgttactcttaaaagggaactagaactacatatttccaatcaaacgagcttCCTCGcacaaccaccccttccataaaaacgcccctaaggcataacttacaacccttgcccccagaaTCAGGTTTGTGCTAGCCCCAAAGGCATTGTTATGTGATTTTTGGAATGCTTTAAAAacaaatggctacctcaaaatttacgtcggatgcatttggggaaaacagAACGTTGGGGGGGACCTCTTGTTTTCCTTCATTGATTTTTGCTGATACTATACttgcttttttaaaaagtaagcaCTGGTAAAAGCAGATTCAAGGGTGGCTTTTGCTGTTTTGACTGCTTCTTTAACATCGTCGTTGGTGGCAGACGTCACAAAAATCCTTTGCTGGTGCAGTAAAACCAAGGTCGAACTGACCATAAAAAATTCTCTTATACTCTGCAAGGCTTTCAAATTCCTTCCCAACAGTTATCTCGGctacaacatacagattataTGTCTTGTTGATGTTCAAATTAGAAGAGATACTTTCTTTGATTTCTCTGTCTTGAATAATGAGATTCGTAAGCCGGGAAACTCTCAATATGTTCTTTATATCTTCCACGTTTTCTGAAGATCTTCATTAATTGCTGCTCTTGGAATCGTGGAAGATATAATGCctttatttgaccttttaaGTTCCCAACTCTCTTCTCGTCAAGCAAAAAGTTGTCCCAAAACActtcttccaaaccttttgttttttacctaggTCATCTGGCAAATAATATTTAAGAATTATTGGACTTTTTCTGGGGTTCTCTCCTCTCTTAGGTTCTGCTTAGATGACGTGCATATCTTTAGGCTATTTTCACTAGGTCAAACCCAGGTCAACACCACTATCTTGTAGAGCAGCTTTCTCTAAACTCTATTTCGTTTCTTGAGGCAGACAATTCGCTGAAAAACTTATAATCTGCTTGATTCCTAGCTCAAAAAACAAACCGAAGCACTAATCTGTGTCTTTGCCTAAGGAAAATCTCTGAAATATTTGACTAGCATCTTTTTCTTCAGTGCAACACTGATGATTCTGATGAAACTATATATAGTCATTCCCAGATTGTTTAAATGGCCAAGATACTCAGTTCTGGGACGTAAGTTTTAGTGAACTGAACACGTTTATGCTTAATTACAAATGATTAAAATGTGACTAGTTGCGTAAGTACAAAATCTCCAGCTGCAACACTGATGGactgaaaaacttattaaattGACCACAGAAAAGAAATGATTCTAGATGGCACTTATAAGTCCTTTTCATGAAAAGGTGGACTGATCACGTTTATATATAACGATACGGATTTACTATAGCCATTTTTCTTTGGCTCTAATACGTTGAACCTTTAAAGAGGGGGTGGGGGATTATGGATGGTTGCCCTCTTGTATATAAATAactctgttttaagttttgcgGTGTACTTTTccttcgtttgaaaaaaaacttgatcgTTTTGTATATCTATTCGCTTTTAATAGGCACATCCTGGATTATCCTAAATGTAGAACACCTGCTGCCCCCATAACCCCCTGCTCTTTACA encodes:
- the LOC136042005 gene encoding calmodulin-like protein 4, encoding MARHFKEKDIDEFRECFYLYARSGQIKSLDELSLIMRSVKMCPTVQEMKQYLKNKGGKLNFADFLEVAHIQTQKENVAKEIRAAFLANDTRRTGLIPASELRHILQGWGEKLSRREVDQIFRECNISSNTMVKYEEFCKIVLEPIPDYY